A stretch of Aphelocoma coerulescens isolate FSJ_1873_10779 chromosome 1A, UR_Acoe_1.0, whole genome shotgun sequence DNA encodes these proteins:
- the CBX7 gene encoding chromobox protein homolog 7 isoform X1: protein MELSAIGEQVFAVESIRKKRVRKGKVEYLVKWKGWPPKYSTWEPEDHILDPRLVVAYEEKEERDRASGYRKRGPKPKRLLLQRLYGMDLRSAHKGKEKLCFSLARRFGGGDSSLPGAKTGQAEFPEKTGGTVLPFSLRKQRKNQKYLRLSRKKFPRMASLENRNCRHEFFLNDAVGLEARQSPDDWEATQHTSKEADVDASLPWIPTVPPSEVTVTDITANSITVTFREAQVAEGFFRDRSAQF, encoded by the exons ATGGAGCTGTCGGCCATCGGCGAGCAGGTGTTCGCCGTGGAGAGCATCCGCAAGAAGCGCGTGCGGAAG GGTAAAGTAGAATACCTGGTGAAGTGGAAAGGATGGCCCCCAAA ATACAGCACATGGGAGCCAGAGGATCATATCTTGGACCCTCGCCTGGTAGTGGCTTATGAAGAAAA GGAAGAGAGAGACCGTGCATCAGGGTACAGGAAAAGAGGCCCCAAACCAAAGCGCCTCCTACTGCAG CGGCTGTATGGCATGGACTTGAGGAGTGCCcacaagggaaaggagaagCTCTGCTTCTCTCTTGCACGGAGATTTGGAGGAGGAGACAGTAGCCTGCCAGGGGCCAAGACAGGGCAGGCAGAGTTTCCCGAGAAGACTGGGGGTACAGTCCTGCCATTCTCTCTCCGGAAGCAACGCAAAAACCAGAAGTACCTACGACTGTCAAGGAAGAAGTTTCCCCGCATGGCGAGTCTGGAGAACCGAAACTGCAGACATGAGTTCTTCCTGAATGATGCCGTGGGCCTAGAggccaggcagagccctgacgACTGGGAGGCCACGCAGCACACCAGCAAAGAAG CAGATGTGGATGCCAGTCTCCCTTGGATCCCCACTGTGCCCCCCAGCGAAGTGACAGTGACAGACATCACGGCAAACTCCATTACCGTCACTTTCAGAGAAGCACAAGTGGCTGAGGGCTTCTTTCGAGACCGGAGTGCGCAGTTCTGA
- the CBX7 gene encoding chromobox protein homolog 7 isoform X2, producing the protein MELSAIGEQVFAVESIRKKRVRKGKVEYLVKWKGWPPKYSTWEPEDHILDPRLVVAYEEKEERDRASGYRKRGPKPKRLLLQRLYGMDLRSAHKGKEKLCFSLARRFGGGDSSLPGAKTGQAEFPEKTGGTVLPFSLRKQRKNQKYLRLSRKKFPRMASLENRNCRHEFFLNDAVGLEARQSPDDWEATQHTSKEDVDASLPWIPTVPPSEVTVTDITANSITVTFREAQVAEGFFRDRSAQF; encoded by the exons ATGGAGCTGTCGGCCATCGGCGAGCAGGTGTTCGCCGTGGAGAGCATCCGCAAGAAGCGCGTGCGGAAG GGTAAAGTAGAATACCTGGTGAAGTGGAAAGGATGGCCCCCAAA ATACAGCACATGGGAGCCAGAGGATCATATCTTGGACCCTCGCCTGGTAGTGGCTTATGAAGAAAA GGAAGAGAGAGACCGTGCATCAGGGTACAGGAAAAGAGGCCCCAAACCAAAGCGCCTCCTACTGCAG CGGCTGTATGGCATGGACTTGAGGAGTGCCcacaagggaaaggagaagCTCTGCTTCTCTCTTGCACGGAGATTTGGAGGAGGAGACAGTAGCCTGCCAGGGGCCAAGACAGGGCAGGCAGAGTTTCCCGAGAAGACTGGGGGTACAGTCCTGCCATTCTCTCTCCGGAAGCAACGCAAAAACCAGAAGTACCTACGACTGTCAAGGAAGAAGTTTCCCCGCATGGCGAGTCTGGAGAACCGAAACTGCAGACATGAGTTCTTCCTGAATGATGCCGTGGGCCTAGAggccaggcagagccctgacgACTGGGAGGCCACGCAGCACACCAGCAAAGAAG ATGTGGATGCCAGTCTCCCTTGGATCCCCACTGTGCCCCCCAGCGAAGTGACAGTGACAGACATCACGGCAAACTCCATTACCGTCACTTTCAGAGAAGCACAAGTGGCTGAGGGCTTCTTTCGAGACCGGAGTGCGCAGTTCTGA
- the CBX6 gene encoding chromobox protein homolog 6 isoform X2, which translates to MELSAVGERVFAAESIIKRRIRKGRIEYLVKWKGWAIKYSTWEPEENILDSRLIAAFEQKERERELYGPKKRGPKPKTFLLKPGSSTSSPKLHSSAAVHRLKKDIRRCHRMSRRPLPRPDPQNGGSVGGGAGIRPPVSPFSETVRIINRKVKPREPKRSRIILNLKVIDKGGKPANGAGGLARPKIPSRNRVIGKSKKFSESVLRTQIRHMKFGTFSLYNKPSAAPTPSLEGKGEAEGSQAASCGLIMGSTPYDAPSSSSSGCPSPAPHSSSDPDDSPPKLLPETLSPAIPDWRESEVLDLSIPPESAATSKRSPSGGCSGGQTPSLSLSSSDPEQEAGDWRPEMSPCSNVVVTDVTSNLLTVTIKEFCNAEDFEKVAAGGGGGGSK; encoded by the exons ATGGAGCTGTCTGCAGTGGGGGAGCGCGTCTTCGCCGCCGAGTCCATCATCAAGCGCCGCATCCGAAAG GGGCGCATCGAGTACCTGGTGAAATGGAAAGGCTGGGCCATCAA GTACAGCACCTGGGAACCCGAGGAGAACATCCTGGACTCCCGCCTCATCGCCGCCTTCGAGCAGAA GGAACGAGAGCGTGAGCTGTACGGGCCCAAGAAGAGAGGACCTAAACCTAAAACTTTTCTGCTGAAG CCTGGTTCTAGTACCTCTTCTCCCAAACTCCACTCCAGCGCCGCGGTGCATCGGCTCAAGAAAGACATCCGGCGATGCCACCGCATGTCCCGGCGCCCCCTGCCCCGTCCAGACCCCCAGAACGGCGGGAGCGTGGGTGGTGGGGCTGGCATTCGTCCTCCTGTCTCGCCCTTCTCGGAGACCGTCCGCATCATCAACCGTAAGGTGAAACCCCGCGAGCCCAAACGCAGCCGCATCATCCTCAACCTCAAAGTCATTGACAAAGGTGGGAAGCCAGCCAATGGGGCCGGGGGCCTGGCTCGGCCCAAGATCCCGTCCCGAAACCGTGTCATTGGCAAGAGCAAAAAGTTCAGCGAGAGCGTCCTCCGCACCCAGATCCGCCACATGAAGTTTGGCACCTTTTCGCTCTACAATAAGCCGTCTGCTGCACCTACCCCCTCTCTGGAGGGCAAGGGGGAGGCTGAAGGCTCCCAGGCAGCTTCCTGTGGGCTCATTATGGGCTCCACCCCCTATGAtgcccccagctccagctcttctGGCTGCCCATCAcctgctccccactcctcctCTGACCCAGATGATTCCCCTCCGAAGCTGCTCCCTGAGACCCTCAGCCCAGCCATCCCCGACTGGCGTGAGTCGGAGGTCCTCGACCTCTCAATCCCACCTGAGTCAGCTGCCACCAGCAAGCGTTCTCCCTCGGGAGGGTGCAGTGGGGGGCAGACGCCCTCCTTGTCCCTCTCCTCTTCTGACCCAGAGCAGGAGGCTGGCGACTGGCGTCCTGAGATGTCCCCTTGCTCTAATGTGGTGGTCACAGATGTCACCAGCAACCTCCTCACTGTAACCATCAAGGAGTTCTGCAATGCAGAGGATTTTGAGAAAGTGGCGGCgggtggtggtggaggaggCAGCAAGTGA
- the CBX6 gene encoding chromobox protein homolog 6 isoform X1 produces the protein MELSAVGERVFAAESIIKRRIRKGRIEYLVKWKGWAIKYSTWEPEENILDSRLIAAFEQKERERELYGPKKRGPKPKTFLLKARAQAEALHIGDVHFSVKPGSSTSSPKLHSSAAVHRLKKDIRRCHRMSRRPLPRPDPQNGGSVGGGAGIRPPVSPFSETVRIINRKVKPREPKRSRIILNLKVIDKGGKPANGAGGLARPKIPSRNRVIGKSKKFSESVLRTQIRHMKFGTFSLYNKPSAAPTPSLEGKGEAEGSQAASCGLIMGSTPYDAPSSSSSGCPSPAPHSSSDPDDSPPKLLPETLSPAIPDWRESEVLDLSIPPESAATSKRSPSGGCSGGQTPSLSLSSSDPEQEAGDWRPEMSPCSNVVVTDVTSNLLTVTIKEFCNAEDFEKVAAGGGGGGSK, from the exons ATGGAGCTGTCTGCAGTGGGGGAGCGCGTCTTCGCCGCCGAGTCCATCATCAAGCGCCGCATCCGAAAG GGGCGCATCGAGTACCTGGTGAAATGGAAAGGCTGGGCCATCAA GTACAGCACCTGGGAACCCGAGGAGAACATCCTGGACTCCCGCCTCATCGCCGCCTTCGAGCAGAA GGAACGAGAGCGTGAGCTGTACGGGCCCAAGAAGAGAGGACCTAAACCTAAAACTTTTCTGCTGAAG GCTCGGGCCCAAGCGGAGGCCCTCCACATTGGGGATGTACACTTTTCTGTCAAGCCTGGTTCTAGTACCTCTTCTCCCAAACTCCACTCCAGCGCCGCGGTGCATCGGCTCAAGAAAGACATCCGGCGATGCCACCGCATGTCCCGGCGCCCCCTGCCCCGTCCAGACCCCCAGAACGGCGGGAGCGTGGGTGGTGGGGCTGGCATTCGTCCTCCTGTCTCGCCCTTCTCGGAGACCGTCCGCATCATCAACCGTAAGGTGAAACCCCGCGAGCCCAAACGCAGCCGCATCATCCTCAACCTCAAAGTCATTGACAAAGGTGGGAAGCCAGCCAATGGGGCCGGGGGCCTGGCTCGGCCCAAGATCCCGTCCCGAAACCGTGTCATTGGCAAGAGCAAAAAGTTCAGCGAGAGCGTCCTCCGCACCCAGATCCGCCACATGAAGTTTGGCACCTTTTCGCTCTACAATAAGCCGTCTGCTGCACCTACCCCCTCTCTGGAGGGCAAGGGGGAGGCTGAAGGCTCCCAGGCAGCTTCCTGTGGGCTCATTATGGGCTCCACCCCCTATGAtgcccccagctccagctcttctGGCTGCCCATCAcctgctccccactcctcctCTGACCCAGATGATTCCCCTCCGAAGCTGCTCCCTGAGACCCTCAGCCCAGCCATCCCCGACTGGCGTGAGTCGGAGGTCCTCGACCTCTCAATCCCACCTGAGTCAGCTGCCACCAGCAAGCGTTCTCCCTCGGGAGGGTGCAGTGGGGGGCAGACGCCCTCCTTGTCCCTCTCCTCTTCTGACCCAGAGCAGGAGGCTGGCGACTGGCGTCCTGAGATGTCCCCTTGCTCTAATGTGGTGGTCACAGATGTCACCAGCAACCTCCTCACTGTAACCATCAAGGAGTTCTGCAATGCAGAGGATTTTGAGAAAGTGGCGGCgggtggtggtggaggaggCAGCAAGTGA